A genomic segment from Paenibacillus sp. FSL K6-1096 encodes:
- the iolC gene encoding 5-dehydro-2-deoxygluconokinase → MNGLQFDRARRLDLIAVGRLCIDLNANETGRPMEETMTFTKYVGGSPANIIIGAARLGLRTGFIGKLADDQMGRFIRSYLQKDGIDDSQVCVDRTGAVTGLAFTEIKSPQECSILMYRDRVADLLLNTEEISEAYIASAKALLISGTALAQSPSREAVFLALEFARKHNVTVFFDLDYRPYTWTSAAETAVYYNLAAEKSHCIIGTREEFDMMENLYNLAGADDQATAARWFAHQAELVVIKHGGSGSIGYTADGQSHRSGIFPAKVLKTFGAGDSYASAFIHSLMNGHSVSEAMRRGSASASIVISRHSCSDAMPTLEELEDFLRTNEEIAAGAQ, encoded by the coding sequence ATGAACGGTTTACAGTTCGACCGGGCCCGGAGGCTGGATCTGATTGCCGTGGGCCGGCTGTGTATTGATCTGAACGCCAATGAGACGGGGCGGCCGATGGAAGAGACGATGACCTTCACCAAATATGTCGGCGGCTCTCCGGCCAATATTATCATCGGGGCAGCGCGGCTGGGACTGCGTACCGGCTTCATCGGCAAGCTGGCGGATGACCAGATGGGCCGGTTCATCCGCAGCTATCTGCAGAAGGACGGCATCGACGACAGCCAGGTCTGCGTGGACCGGACGGGTGCGGTGACGGGGCTGGCTTTTACAGAGATCAAAAGCCCGCAGGAATGCAGCATCCTGATGTACCGCGACCGCGTGGCCGATCTGCTGCTGAATACGGAAGAGATCTCGGAGGCGTACATCGCCAGCGCCAAGGCGCTGCTGATCTCCGGTACGGCGCTGGCCCAGAGCCCTTCCCGCGAAGCGGTCTTCCTGGCGCTGGAATTCGCCCGCAAGCATAACGTGACCGTGTTCTTCGATCTCGATTACCGCCCGTATACTTGGACATCTGCCGCGGAAACGGCGGTCTACTATAACCTCGCAGCCGAGAAAAGCCACTGCATCATCGGAACCCGCGAAGAATTCGATATGATGGAGAATCTGTACAATCTGGCGGGCGCAGACGATCAGGCGACAGCAGCGCGCTGGTTCGCGCATCAGGCAGAGCTGGTGGTCATCAAGCATGGCGGCAGCGGGTCGATCGGCTATACAGCGGATGGGCAGAGCCACCGGAGCGGGATTTTCCCGGCCAAGGTACTTAAGACGTTCGGCGCAGGCGATTCTTATGCTTCGGCCTTCATCCATAGTCTCATGAACGGACACAGTGTCAGCGAGGCGATGCGGCGCGGAAGCGCATCCGCTTCGATTGTCATCTCCCGCCACAGCTGCTCCGATGCTATGCCAACCCTGGAGGAGCTGGAGGACTTCCTGCGCACCAACGAGGAGATTGCCGCAGGCGCACAATAA
- a CDS encoding CoA-acylating methylmalonate-semialdehyde dehydrogenase yields the protein MTEQTAQVLKNYIDGQWVAADAAQTEPVTNPATGELLGNVPLSSRADVDRAVAAAKEAFAGWSGTPVPRRARILFRYQQLLVEHWEELAKTITLENGKSFKEAYGEVQRGIECVEFAAGAPTLMMGRQLPDIATGIESGMYRYPIGVVGGITPFNFPMMVPCWMFPLAIACGNTFVLKPSERTPLLAARLAELMEEAGLPKGVLNVVNGAHEVVNGLLEHPEVKAISFVGSQPVAEYVYTKGTAHLKRVQALAGAKNHSIVLADANLEASASQIVNAAFGSAGERCMACSVVTVQEEVADELISILLRECNSMTIGNGLEEDTFLGPVIRQGHKERTVAYIEQGIAEGAKLLRDGREDAAVQGAGYFIGPTVFDGVTEEMKIWQEEIFAPVLSVIRVKDVAEAVEIANRSRFANGACIFTNDGGKVRYFREHIESGMLGVNVGVPAPMAFFPFSGWKDSFYGDLHANGSDGVEFYTRKKVVTARWQ from the coding sequence ATGACAGAGCAAACGGCACAGGTTTTGAAAAATTACATTGACGGCCAGTGGGTAGCAGCGGATGCGGCACAGACGGAGCCGGTAACCAATCCGGCCACGGGTGAGCTGCTGGGCAACGTACCGCTGTCGTCCAGAGCGGATGTGGACCGGGCGGTGGCGGCGGCTAAGGAGGCTTTTGCGGGATGGTCCGGTACACCGGTGCCGCGCCGGGCACGGATTCTGTTCCGGTACCAGCAGCTCCTGGTAGAGCACTGGGAGGAGCTGGCCAAGACGATCACGCTGGAGAACGGCAAAAGCTTCAAAGAAGCCTACGGCGAGGTCCAGCGCGGCATTGAATGCGTAGAATTCGCAGCAGGTGCTCCGACGCTGATGATGGGCCGGCAGCTCCCGGATATTGCGACTGGGATCGAGTCGGGCATGTACCGCTATCCGATTGGGGTGGTCGGCGGGATTACCCCGTTTAATTTCCCCATGATGGTGCCGTGCTGGATGTTTCCGCTGGCGATTGCCTGCGGCAATACCTTTGTGCTGAAGCCCTCGGAGCGGACACCGCTGCTGGCAGCGCGTCTGGCGGAGCTGATGGAGGAAGCCGGGCTGCCGAAGGGAGTGCTGAATGTGGTGAACGGCGCGCATGAGGTGGTGAACGGGCTGCTGGAGCACCCGGAGGTGAAGGCGATTTCTTTTGTCGGGTCGCAGCCGGTGGCGGAATATGTCTACACAAAAGGAACGGCTCACCTGAAGCGTGTCCAGGCGCTGGCCGGAGCGAAGAACCACTCGATCGTGCTGGCGGACGCCAACCTGGAGGCCTCAGCCTCGCAGATTGTGAATGCGGCCTTCGGCTCTGCCGGGGAACGCTGCATGGCCTGCTCGGTGGTTACGGTGCAGGAGGAAGTGGCCGACGAGCTGATCTCCATCCTGCTGCGGGAGTGCAACAGTATGACGATCGGGAACGGTCTGGAGGAGGATACATTCCTGGGGCCGGTGATCCGTCAAGGGCATAAAGAACGGACGGTTGCTTACATCGAACAGGGCATCGCCGAAGGGGCGAAGCTGCTCCGGGATGGCCGGGAGGATGCTGCGGTGCAGGGAGCGGGGTATTTTATCGGGCCGACCGTGTTTGACGGGGTGACGGAGGAGATGAAGATCTGGCAGGAGGAGATTTTTGCGCCGGTGCTGTCGGTGATCCGGGTGAAGGATGTGGCCGAGGCGGTGGAGATTGCCAACCGCTCGCGGTTTGCGAACGGGGCATGTATCTTTACGAATGATGGCGGTAAGGTCCGCTACTTCCGCGAGCATATCGAGTCCGGGATGCTGGGGGTCAATGTTGGGGTGCCCGCGCCGATGGCGTTCTTCCCGTTCTCGGGCTGGAAGGATTCGTTCTATGGCGATCTTCATGCGAATGGAAGCGACGGGGTAGAATTCTATACGCGCAAAAAAGTCGTCACTGCCCGCTGG